The Setaria italica strain Yugu1 chromosome IX, Setaria_italica_v2.0, whole genome shotgun sequence genome has a window encoding:
- the LOC101758102 gene encoding probable LRR receptor-like serine/threonine-protein kinase IRK, protein MRPLTLLVLAHLAALLAVAGAKGGAAGAGLGDDVLGLIVFKADVSDPEGRLATWSEDDERACAWDGVTCEPRTGRVSALSLAGFGLSGKLGRGLLRLEALQSLNLAHNNLSGDVPAELARLPALQTLDLSANAFAGAIPEGLFGRCRALRDVSLAGNAFSGDIPRDVGACATLASLNLSSNLLAGALPSDIWSLNALRTLDISGNAVTGDLPIGISRMFNLRELNLRGNRLTGSLPDDIGDCPLLRSVDLGSNSLSGNLPESLRRLSTCTYLDLSSNEFTGSVPTWFGEMASLEVLDLSGNKLSGEIPGSIGGLMSLRELRLSGNGFTGALPESIGGCKSLMHVDVSWNSLTGGLPTWVFASGVQWVSVSQNTLSGEVAMPMNVSSVLQGVDLSNNAFSGVIPSEISKLQNLQSLNMSWNSMSGSIPASILEVKSLEVLDLTANRLNGSIPAAIGGESLKELRLGKNSLTGNIPAQIGNCSALASLDLSHNNLTGAIPETIANLTSLEIVDLSRNRLTGVLPKQLSNLPHLLQFNISHNQLSGDLPPGSFFDTIPLSSVLDNPGLCGAKLNSSCPGVLPKPIVLNPNTSSDPISPTEPVPDGGLHHKKTILSISALVAIGAAALIAVGVITITVLNFRVRAPGSHSAAVLELSDGYLSQSPTTDMNAGKLVMFGGGNPEFSASTHALLNKDCELGRGGFGTVYKTTLRDGQPVAIKKLTVSSLVKSQVEFEREVKMLGKLRHRNLVALKGYYWTPSLQLLIYEFVSGGNLHKQLHESSTTNCLSWKERFDIILGIARSLAHLHRHDIIHYNLKSSNILLDGSGEAKVGDYGLAKLLPMLDRYVLSSKVQSALGYMAPEFACRTVKITEKCDVYGFGVLILEILTGRTPVEYMEDDVIVLCDVVRAALDEGKVEECVDERLCGKFPLEEAVPIMKLGLVCTSQVPSNRPDMSEVVNILELIRCPQDSPETELG, encoded by the exons ATGCGGCCTCTCACTTTGCTGGTTCTCGcccacctcgccgccctcctggcggtggcgggcgccaagggcggcgcggcgggggccgggctgGGCGACGACGTGCTGGGCCTGATCGTGTTCAAGGCCGACGTGTCGGACCCGGAGGGCCGCCTCGCGACGTGGAGCGAGGATGACGAGCGGGCCTGCGCCTGGGACGGCGTCACCTGCGAGCCCCGCACCGGCCGCGTCTCGGCGCTCTCCCTCGCCGGCTTCGGCCTCTCCGGCAAGCTCGGCcggggcctcctccgcctcgagGCGCTCCAGTCGCTCAACCTCGCCCACAACAACCTCTCCGGCGACGTCCCCGCCGAGCTCGCCcgcctcccggcgctccagacGCTGGACCTGAGTGCCAACGCCTTCGCGGGCGCCATCCCGGAGGGGCTCTTCGGCCGGTGCCGCGCCCTCCGCGACGTCTCGCTCGCCGGCAACGCCTTCTCCGGCGACATCCCGCGGGACGTCGGCGCCTGCGCCACGCTCGCGTCGCTCAACCTGTCCTCGAACCTCTTGGCCGGCGCGCTGCCCAGCGACATTTGGTCCCTGAACGCGCTGCGCACGCTGGACATCTCCGGCAATGCCGTCACCGGCGACCTGCCGATCGGTATCAGCAGGATGTTCAACCTTCGGGAGCTGAACCTGCGAGGCAACCGTCTCACTGGTAGCCTCCCGGACGACATTGGGGACTGCCCATTGCTGAGGTCAGTGGATCTTGGGTCCAACTCGCTGTCTGGCAATTTACCAGAGTCCCTGCGTCGGCTCTCCACCTGCACATACCTTGACCTGAGCTCAAATGAGTTCACTGGTAGTGTTCCAACATGGTTTGGAGAAATGGCAAGCCTGGAGGTGCTGGATTTGTCGGGGAATAAGTTATCCGGCGAGATTCCGGGATCTATTGGTGGGTTGATGTCATTGAGGGAGTTGAGGCTGTCAGGGAATGGGTTTACTGGCGCCTTACCTGAATCAATCGGTGGATGCAAGAGCCTAATGCATGTTGATGTCAGCTGGAATTCTCTTACGGGTGGACTGCCTACCTGGGTCTTTGCTTCTGGCGTGCAATGGGTGTCGGTGTCACAGAACACATTGAGCGGCGAGGTAGCAATGCCTATGAATGTATCTTCAGTGCTTCAAGGAGTGGACTTGTCAAACAATGCCTTCTCTGGAGTTATTCCGTCGGAAATCTCGAAGCTGCAGAACTTGCAGTCGTTGAACATGTCATGGAACTCAATGTCTGGAAGTATTCCGGCAAGCATTTTGGAGGTGAAGTCACTGGAGGTTCTTGATTTGACTGCCAACCGGCTAAATGGGAGCATTCCAGCTGCCATTGGAGGAGAGTCATTGAAGGAGTTGAGGCTGGGAAAGAACTCCCTCACTGGCAATATCCCGGCTCAGATTGGCAATTGCTCTGCACTTGCATCACT GGATCTTTCACATAACAATCTGACAGGAGCAATTCCAGAAACGATAGCCAACCTTACCAGTCTTGAGATTGTTGATCTTTCTCGGAACAGGCTCACTGGTGTTCTACCTAAGCAGCTCTCTAACCTCCCCCACCTCCTGCAGTTCAATATTTCACATAACCAGCTCTCTGGGGATCTCCCACCCGGTAGCTTTTTTGACACAATCCCCCTATCATCTGTGTTGGACAATCCCGGCCTTTGTGGTGCAAAGCTCAACTCTTCTTGCCCTGGTGTGCTACCAAAACCAATAGTGCTAAACCCAAACACTTCTTCTGATCCAATATCTCCGACTGAGCCCGTGCCTGATGGTGGCCTCCATCACAAGAAAACCATACTGAGCATCTCAGCCTTAGTTGCAATTGGTGCTGCTGCTCTAATTGCTGTCGGTGTCATTACCATTACTGTTCTCAACTTTCGAGTGCGTGCCCCCGGATCTCATTCTGCTGCTGTCTTGGAACTCTCGGATGGTTATCTCAGCCAGTCGCCCACGACTGACATGAATGCGGGCAAGCTTGTCATGTTTGGAGGTGGAAATCCAGAGTTCAGTGCCAGTACCCATGCTCTTCTGAACAAGGACTGTGAGCTTGGGCGTGGTGGTTTTGGCACTGTCTACAAGACCACTCTTCGAGATGGGCAACCTGTTGCCATCAAGAAGCTCACTGTGTCAAGCTTGGTTAAGTCTCAAGTTGAATTTGAGAGAGAAGTGAAGATGCTGGGTAAGCTGCGCCATCGCAACCTTGTTGCACTCAAAGGATATTACTGGACACCATCACTTCAGCTTCTTATTTATGAGTTTGTATCTGGGGGTAACTTGCATAAGCAATTGCACGAGTCATCCACCACAAATTGCCTGTCCTGGAAGGAAAGATTTGATATAATTCTTGGCATAGCAAGAAGCCTGGCTCATCTCCACAGGCATGATATTATCCACTACAATCTGAAGTCAAGCAACATTCTGCTCGATGGATCAGGCGAGGCTAAGGTGGGAGATTATGGGTTGGCAAAGCTACTTCCAATGCTTGATCGTTATGTCTTAAGCAGCAAGGTACAGAGCGCACTTGGTTACATGGCTCCAGAGTTTGCATGCAGAACAGTGAAGATCACAGAGAAATGTGATGTGTACGGATTTGGCGTTCTTATTCTTGAGATCCTAACAGGGAGGACACCGGTGGAGTACATGGAAGATGATGTGATTGTGCTGTGCGATGTGGTAAGGGCTGCTTTGGATGAAGGAAAGGTGGAAGAATGTGTTGACGAGAGGCTCTGCGGGAAATTTCCACTGGAGGAGGCCGTTCCAATCATGAAACTTGGTTTGGTCTGTACTTCTCAGGTTCCTTCTAACAGGCCGGACATGAGTGAGGTGGTGAACATCTTGGAGCTGATCAGATGCCCCCAGGATAGCCCAGAGACTGAATTAGGTTAA